The following proteins come from a genomic window of Bactrocera tryoni isolate S06 chromosome 1, CSIRO_BtryS06_freeze2, whole genome shotgun sequence:
- the LOC120782247 gene encoding facilitated trehalose transporter Tret1-like — MLTVKLPLLGKRHRMQVLVALTYHIMNFAHGLGIGWVSPTVQIIQSPETPLNFPVTVEQVSWIGSLFGFGFLSGNILFGLTANRLSRKLNMYLLALPHMLFWILNYFVQNVEYLYAGRFFAGVTSGGLFVIAPIFFSEILDKDVRGTLMSMGMMFLSCGVLIGFILPTKVDYYLTPCIGLALPIIYVVVFCFFPETPQSLLRSGRFTEAEAAFNFYKGIDNGVNVQLSRRVEESKTATEVQSEFEELKTIILTGNANVPVKFQDFCRFEKSALKAFADTFVLCILYQLSGSFAFLNYMTSIFAVSGSTMDPYFSTTIVGVTHICGTFVATVFVDRFGRRALLFSSTTAMIIGMFAFGAFVQFTDAATKAQYDWAPLAFMIAVVFTSAYGLFGNFFTMVVEILPAKIRSPALSISMCFVSLLVFVILKSYPYFLFELGIPATMYTSGIISVVTTIYLFIFLPETKGKSMEKD, encoded by the exons atgttgacAGTGAAGTTACCACTGCTTGGTAAACGGCATCGCATGCAGGTGCTGGTGGCGCTTACGT ATCACATAATGAATTTTGCTCATGGACTTGGTATCGGATGGGTGTCACCTACGGTGCAAATAATACAATCGCCTGAAACACCGTTAAACTTTCCCGTAACCGTAGAGCAAGTATCATGGATTGGATCACTCTTCGGTTTCGGCTTTTTAAGTGGAAATATTCTATTTGGCCTCACTGCCAATCGTTTAAGTCGGAAActgaatatgtatttattggcGTTGCCACATATG ttattttggattttaaactattttgtaCAAAACGTCGAGTATCTCTATGCAGGACGCTTTTTTGCCGGTGTCACCAGCGGCGGCTTGTTTGTTATTGCACCGATATTTTTTAGCGAAATCCTAGACAAAGA TGTTCGTGGCACACTCATGTCCATGGGTATGATGTTTCTCAGTTGTGGTGTACTAATCGGCTTCATACTACCCACAAAAGTCGACTATTATTTAACGCCGTGTATTGGGCTGGCGCTACCCATAATTTACGTTGTGGTGTTTTGCTTCTTCCCGGAAACACCACAAAGCCTCCTGAGGAGTGGTCGCTTTACCGAAGCGGAGGCAGCTTTCAATTTCTACAAAGGCATTGACAATGGAGTTAACGTGCAGTTGAGTCGGAGAGTTGAAGAGTCCAAAACAGCAACGGAAGTACAAAGCGAATTTGAAGAGTTGAAAACGATCATTTTGACAGGAAACGCTAACGTGCCCGTAAAATTTCAAGACTTTTGTAGGT TTGAAAAGTCAGCACTCAAAGCATTTGCCGACACATTTGTGCTCTGCATACTGTATCAACTGTCGGGCAGCTTCGCCTTCCTCAATTACATGACTTCAATATTTGCCGTTTCGGGCTCCACAATGGATCCATATTTCTCTACGACAATTGTGGGCGTAACGCATATATGCGGCACGTTCGTCGCCACTGTTTTCGTAGATCGATTTGGTAGGAGAGCCCTGTTGTTTTCTTCCACGACCGCCATGATTATTGGCATGTTCGCGTTCGGCGCTTTTGTGCAGTTTACAGATGCGGCCACAAAAGCTCAGTATGATTGGGCACCACTTGCGTTTATGATTGCTGTGGTTTTCACTTCGGCGTATGGACTTTTTGGAAACTTCTTCACCATGGTGGTGGAAATATTGCCGGCgaag ATCCGTAGCCCGGCCTTATCGATTTCGATGTGTTTTGTGAGCCTTTTAGTGTTCGTGATTTTGAAGTCATACCCTTATTTCCTGTTCGAATTGGGCATTCCCGCTACTATGTACACGTCTGGGATAATATCTGTGGTTACCaccatttatttgtttatatttctgCCAGAAACAAAAGGAAAATCAATGGAAAaagactaa